Proteins from a genomic interval of Planctomycetia bacterium:
- a CDS encoding type I restriction-modification enzyme R subunit C-terminal domain-containing protein — translation NQIEFVNLIINHLTEHGEMEASRLYESPFTDLTPQGPDGLFSASQLEELIAAIEHVRATALAA, via the coding sequence CAACCAGATCGAATTCGTGAATCTGATCATCAACCACTTGACGGAACATGGCGAAATGGAAGCGTCGCGACTTTACGAATCGCCGTTCACAGACCTGACACCTCAGGGACCAGATGGGCTCTTCAGCGCCTCGCAGCTCGAAGAGTTGATCGCCGCAATTGAACACGTCCGGGCGACGGCCCTCGCTGCGTGA